From the genome of Gracilibacillus salitolerans, one region includes:
- a CDS encoding DegV family protein translates to MKRIILTTESGADLPQDVADRYTVQVVPMHVIMDGKDYLDGSLPVENIYDFYEQTKKIPSTTATNVHEYEQFFKKIKTKYPDCVIVHIGYTSKASSSFQNAIIATEEMDDIFLIDALNVTGGLAAIVMYAIDLLEKEPAIEPEILVQKIQYIVPKSRLSFVPGSLEFLKAGGRVSNLAYLGGALLKIKPCIELIDGNLVSTKKYRGKMSVVTEKLIQEYFNQYNIDKGQLYLIYSIGLDEKIKEKMTDIAKENGFENIKWMQAGAMISTHAGPGGFGVAGIERD, encoded by the coding sequence TTGAAAAGGATTATTTTAACGACAGAGAGCGGAGCGGATTTGCCACAAGATGTTGCTGATCGATATACAGTTCAAGTGGTTCCAATGCACGTTATTATGGATGGAAAAGATTATTTAGATGGTTCATTGCCTGTAGAGAATATTTATGACTTTTACGAGCAAACGAAAAAAATACCTTCCACCACTGCGACCAATGTTCATGAATATGAGCAGTTTTTTAAGAAGATCAAAACGAAATATCCAGATTGTGTTATTGTCCATATTGGATATACGTCTAAAGCATCGTCTTCCTTCCAAAATGCCATCATCGCGACGGAAGAAATGGATGATATTTTTCTCATTGACGCGTTGAATGTTACAGGAGGATTAGCAGCCATTGTGATGTATGCGATAGACTTATTAGAAAAAGAACCTGCAATTGAACCAGAAATACTAGTACAAAAAATTCAATACATTGTACCAAAATCCAGATTATCCTTTGTTCCCGGTAGTTTAGAATTTTTAAAAGCGGGTGGAAGAGTTAGTAATCTAGCGTATCTTGGAGGGGCATTGTTAAAAATTAAGCCATGTATTGAATTAATCGATGGAAATCTTGTTTCTACCAAAAAATATCGCGGCAAAATGAGCGTTGTTACAGAAAAACTTATACAAGAGTATTTCAATCAATATAACATTGATAAAGGACAACTATATCTAATTTATTCCATTGGTTTGGATGAAAAAATCAAGGAGAAGATGACAGATATTGCAAAAGAAAATGGTTTTGAAAATATAAAGTGGATGCAAGCTGGTGCGATGATTTCTACTCACGCTGGTCCAGGTGGATTCGGAGTCGCTGGAATAGAAAGAGACTGA
- a CDS encoding extracellular solute-binding protein: MKKGFSGLIGLLFVALILAACSDDSGSAGNDVEIPEGATEVVMWNLFGGGDAEYMEDIVTEFNDSQEEYFVNNVQQEYDEYYTKLLTSVGSGKGPDLGIAHSHVLPELVSQGLVTNIDDYAADVGLNWDEFNQNVLDVTIYDGNNYAVPIDTHPEIMFINNDLVEEAGLLNDDGTPKFEETPEGFIDFLTSLKETLPEDKMAFAFPSTGEDPYRIWWALYNQMGGENLVSGDLENPTYALDHEKAIEAAKYIYDLYHTHEVTPLDLADFYSDFQSGNAAVMSTGVWATGIWETTDDLNFTPMPFPNMFGQEAAWASSHTFVLPYYDDADEDSQKGAVEFMKFATDNGADWARAGHIPAKDTVLESEEFKDMPYRSEYAEVADYVKYVDRTVHARGIQDIVVRNLDTYWAGNATAEEVFSMIEQEVTDLIAE; encoded by the coding sequence ATGAAGAAGGGCTTTAGTGGACTTATTGGTTTGTTGTTTGTTGCGTTGATATTGGCCGCATGTTCTGATGATTCTGGGTCAGCTGGAAATGATGTAGAAATTCCGGAAGGCGCTACTGAAGTGGTTATGTGGAACTTGTTTGGTGGTGGAGATGCAGAGTACATGGAGGATATCGTTACGGAGTTTAATGACAGTCAAGAAGAGTATTTTGTTAATAATGTACAGCAAGAGTATGACGAATATTATACAAAATTACTGACAAGTGTTGGATCGGGAAAAGGACCGGATCTAGGTATCGCTCACAGTCATGTTTTGCCTGAATTAGTTAGCCAAGGACTTGTAACCAATATTGATGATTATGCTGCGGATGTAGGACTTAACTGGGATGAGTTTAACCAAAATGTATTAGATGTCACCATCTATGATGGAAATAATTATGCGGTGCCAATTGATACTCATCCAGAAATTATGTTTATTAACAATGATCTTGTTGAAGAAGCTGGTCTTCTCAATGATGACGGTACACCAAAGTTTGAAGAGACACCAGAAGGATTTATTGATTTCTTAACTTCTCTTAAAGAAACATTGCCAGAAGATAAAATGGCTTTTGCGTTTCCGTCTACAGGTGAAGATCCATACCGGATTTGGTGGGCGTTATATAACCAGATGGGAGGAGAAAACTTAGTTTCCGGTGATTTGGAAAATCCAACGTATGCTTTAGATCATGAGAAAGCGATTGAAGCAGCGAAATATATCTATGACTTATACCATACACATGAAGTTACACCTTTAGATTTAGCTGATTTTTACAGTGATTTCCAATCTGGGAATGCTGCTGTAATGTCTACTGGTGTTTGGGCAACCGGTATTTGGGAAACTACGGATGACCTTAACTTTACACCAATGCCTTTCCCTAATATGTTTGGCCAAGAGGCGGCATGGGCAAGCTCTCATACATTCGTATTACCATATTATGATGATGCTGATGAAGACTCGCAAAAAGGTGCCGTTGAATTCATGAAATTTGCTACGGATAATGGCGCTGATTGGGCTAGAGCTGGACATATTCCTGCTAAAGATACTGTACTAGAATCAGAAGAATTTAAGGATATGCCATACCGCAGCGAGTACGCTGAAGTTGCCGATTATGTAAAATATGTGGACCGTACTGTTCATGCGCGCGGAATTCAGGATATTGTTGTACGTAATTTAGATACGTACTGGGCAGGAAATGCTACTGCTGAAGAAGTATTCTCTATGATTGAGCAGGAAGTAACAGATCTTATAGCAGAATAA
- a CDS encoding carbohydrate ABC transporter permease, with protein sequence MIKKQWIQDLKAIPFLLPFFVAYMIFTIFPIFKGLEMSLYDWTLVRKLEFVGLENYIKMFTDRHFWRTLWNTTFFVILTTPTMVLLALGLALLSNLNTKLKTFFRGSFFIPSILSVSVISFLMIFMLQPYNGLVNNVIQMLGIDAEPKWMADQGLAWVTIVVVTLWWTVGFNMILFLAALQDIPESLYEASEIDGASRWDMFKYITLPQLIPIGRVVLLLQILASYKVFAQILLITGGGPGGATRPLIQYIYEVGFNQNNLGYAATMSYALFFILLILSIIQLKSQRSGEN encoded by the coding sequence ATGATAAAGAAACAATGGATCCAAGATTTAAAAGCGATTCCTTTCTTATTACCATTCTTTGTTGCTTATATGATCTTTACGATATTTCCGATTTTCAAAGGTCTAGAGATGAGTCTGTATGATTGGACTTTAGTTCGAAAATTAGAATTTGTTGGATTAGAAAATTATATAAAAATGTTTACAGATCGACATTTTTGGCGAACGTTATGGAACACCACTTTCTTTGTAATATTGACAACACCGACGATGGTCTTATTGGCTTTAGGTCTAGCACTATTATCTAACCTAAACACAAAACTTAAAACATTTTTCCGTGGTTCCTTTTTTATACCAAGTATTTTATCTGTTTCTGTTATTTCATTTCTCATGATTTTTATGCTTCAACCCTATAACGGATTGGTAAACAATGTCATTCAAATGCTTGGCATTGATGCGGAGCCAAAGTGGATGGCAGATCAAGGATTAGCATGGGTGACCATTGTTGTCGTTACCTTATGGTGGACGGTTGGTTTCAATATGATTTTATTCCTAGCCGCATTACAGGATATTCCTGAGTCGCTATATGAAGCTAGTGAAATAGACGGTGCTTCTCGTTGGGATATGTTTAAGTATATTACATTACCGCAGCTTATTCCGATTGGTCGCGTAGTTCTTCTGTTACAAATACTAGCGTCATATAAAGTGTTTGCACAGATTCTATTAATTACTGGTGGTGGACCTGGCGGGGCAACAAGACCGTTAATTCAATATATTTATGAAGTCGGGTTTAATCAAAATAACTTAGGTTATGCTGCAACGATGTCTTATGCGTTATTCTTTATTTTATTAATTCTCTCTATTATTCAATTAAAGAGTCAAAGATCGGGGGAGAACTAA